tgtgtgtgtgtgtgcgtaagtaAACCTTCATGTGTGCTGTCAGGTTGTCCTTGCGTGCGCACCGGAAGGGACAGAGCTGACACTGTTGGCTCTTTAACCCCGTGTGAACTGACATGTGTCTTCTCCAGTagctcttcctcttcatccgcaGACCGCACACTGAACACTGGAATACACCTGGGGGGGGGCACGTCATGTTtctatactgtatgtttacaCTGAACACTGGAatacacctgggggggggggggggggggggggcacgtcaTGTTtccatactgtatgtttacactGAACACTGGAatacacctggggggggggggggggggcacgtcatgtttctatactgtatgtttacaCTGAACACTGGAATAcacctggggaggggggggggggggcacgtcaTGCTtctatactgtatgtttacaCTGAACACTGGAATAcacctggggaggggggggggcacgtCATGTTtctatactgtatgtttacaCTGAACACTGGAATACacctgggagggggggggggggcacgtcatgtttctatactgtatgtttacaCTGAACACTGGAatacacctgggggggggggggggcacgtcatgtttctatactgtatgtttacaCTGAACACTGGAatacacctggggggggggggggggggggcacgtcatgtttctatactgtatgtttacaCTGAACACTGGAATACACCTGGGGAGGGGGGGGCACGTCATGTTTCAATACTGTATGTTTACACTGAACACTGGAatacacctgggggggggggggcacgtcatgtttctatactgtatgtttacaCTGAACACTGGAATAcacctggggagggggggggggggcacgtcaTGTTTCTATACTGTATGTTTGCACTGAACACTGGATTACACCTGGGGGGGGGCACGTCATGTTtctatactgtatgtttacaCTGAACACTGGAatacacctgggggggggggggggggcacgtcatgtttatatactgtatgtttacacTGAACACTGGAatacacctggggggggggggggggcacgtcaTGTTTCTTACTGTATGTTTACACTGAACACTGGAATAcacctggggagggggggggggcacgtcATGTTTCTATACTGTATGTTTGCACTGTAACACTTTCCAATGAAATCcctttacacacagacacacacagtctacCTGCTGGTCCTCCAGGGTTGATTTCTCCCAGGGGGTTGGTGAACAGTAATGGATCCAGACTGGGCATCTCCACCTGGGACTGAGGAGGGGCTGAGCCCTGGTTCTTACACGGTGAAGAGATCACGGCCTGGTTCTCTGCCCGGGTTTGGTTCTCCTCTCTGGGGCTAAGCTCTGGCAACAGCCCCCTCTGGTTCTCCACTACCCTGGAGGAGCTCTGGTCTGTGAGTTGAGACTGAGGAgcgggggagaggaaggagaggaaggagtaggGGGAGGTAGAGCGATGTTGGGCTGAGCCTGTCACCTCTGACCCGGTGACCTTCGAACCCTGACCTCGCAGGTTGACCTtctgggacagggcagtgagGGCGGAGCTGGCGGAGGAGGAGGGAGCGGAGAGGGGGCTGGGGGAGGAGTCCAGGGTCAGACACACGCCCTCCTGCAACCCTGCACCTGCCGCAgctatagaggaggagagagagggagacgaggaggggataaaggaggaagagagggaggggatgaaggaggaagagagggagggagaggaggaggggataaaggaggaagagagggagggagaggaggaggggataaaggaggaagagagggagggagaggaggaggggataaaggaggaagagagggagggagaggaggaggggataaaggaggaagagagggagggagaggaggaggggataaaggaggaagagagggcgggagaggaggaggggataaaggaggaagagagggagggagaggaggaggggataaaggaggaagagagggagggagaggaggaggggataaaggaggaagagagggagggagaggagggggggataaaggaggaagagagggagggagaggaggaggggataaaggaggaagagagggagggagaggaggaggggataaaggaggaagagagggagggagaggagggggggataaaagaggaagaaagggagggagaggaagaggggataaaggaggaagaggaggggataaaggaggaagagagagaggaagaggaggaggggataaaggaggaagaggaggggataaaggaggaagaggggataaaggaggaagaggaggagggtgcCGTGGTCCTGTTGTGTAGCACAGCATTGGCTGCTGCTGCCCTTAGCCTCTGGATGGCAGAGTCAGGGGATAGGCGGCCCTCTTTACCCGCCCAGGAGCACCCGAGGCTGGGCCACACATCCAGCCCTGCCGGCCTCCCCTGGAAGTCCCTGGAGGAACACCCAGACACCTGCTGATTAGAGGAGacagcagcaggagaggaggaggaggaggagagtgtgaaagaaaaggaggaggaggagttctTGGCTACTCTCTGGGCCAGGGCGCTGAGCTGCAGAGAAtgctgggagagaggagggacatcTGGGAGTAAACCCAGTGGAGGGGAAgagtctccctctcttcctcttcctcctcctcctcctcctccttctcctccttctctccttcctcccttcatCCTTCCCTCTCCGCCCAGGGTCGTAACCCCGGGCTCCAGGGCACAGGGTGGGCTGGAAGATAGCTCTCTACCCAGGCCTTGGAGAGGGTTCCCCCCACACAGCAGGgccaggatggaggagagggacaggtccTTTCCCAGAGGGTTATCCGTGGTGTCCTGGCCTAACCCCAGACCCAGGCCTCGATCCTGGACgaccatggaggaggaggtgggtgtTGTGGTAGCGTTGTGGTCCAGGGGGTTGGAGgtcagagggatggaggaggaggtgggtgttgctgtagtgttgtggtccagGGGGTTGGAGgtcagagggatggaggaggaggtgggggttGGGGTAGCGTTGTGGTCCAGGGGGTTGGAGgtcagagggatggaggaggaggtgggtctTGGGGTAGTGTTGTGGTCCAGGGGGTTGGAGgtcagagggatggaggaggaggtgggtgtTGGGGTAGCGTTGTGGTCCAGGGGGTTGGAGGTCAGAGGGATGAAGGAGGAGGTGGGTGTTGGGGTAGCGTTGTGGCCCAGGGGGTTGGAGgtcagagggatggaggaggaggtgggtgtTGGGGTAGTGTTGTGGTCCAGGGGGTTGGAGgtcagagggatggaggaggaggtgggggttGGGGTAGCGTTGTGGTCCAGGGGGTTGGAGgtcagagggatggaggaggaggtgggtctTGGGGTAGTGTTGTGGTCCAGGGGGTTGGAGgtcagagggatggaggaggaggtgggtgtTGGGGTAGCGTTGTGGTCCAGGGGGTTGGAGGTCAGAGGGATGAAGGAGGAGGtgggtgttgtggtagtgttgtggtccAGGGGGTTGGAGgtcagagggatggaggaggaggtgggtgtTGGGGTAGCGTTGTGGTCCAGGGGGTTGGAGgtcagagggatggaggaggaggtgggtgttgctgtagtgttgtggtccagGGGGTTGGAGgtcagagggatggaggaggaggtgggtgtTGGGGTAGTGTTGTGGTCCAGGGGGTTGGAGgtcagagggatggaggaggaggtgggtgtTGGGGTCAGAGATGGGGGAGGtttgggggaggaggggtgtgtaGAGGTCAGAGATGGGGGAGGtttgggggaggaggggtgtgtaGAGGTCAGAGATGGGGGAGGtttgggggaggaggggtgtgttCTTTCCTCTGTATCACTGACACAGCTCATCTCTTCTTCTACTGTGACTGTGTCTGCCGCCGGGGCCTTATCCCCAtctgatagagagagggggagagagggggagggaaagggagagagagggagagaaagggagagaaagagtgagagagagaaagtgaccaTGCTCCAGCAGCAGAGAGATTACACATGATCAAAGGTCATGAATATTCATGAGATCACACATTACATCTTTTGAAGCCTATACATCAGACGTTATGATTGGCTCGCTGGTGACACTACCCTATGCTACAGACGTTATGATTGGCTCGCTGGTGACACTACCCTATGTTACAGACGTTATGATTGGCTCGCTGGTGACACTACCCTATGTTACAGACGTTATGATTGGCTCGCTGGTGACACTACCCTATGTTACAGACGTTATGATTGGCTCGCTGGTGACACTACCCTATGTTACAGACGTTATGATTGGCTCGCTGGTGACACTACCCTATGTTACAGACGTTATGATTGGCTCGCTGGTGACACTACCCTATGTTACAGACGTTATGATTGACTCGCTGGTGACACTACCCTATGTTACAGACGTTATGATTGGCTCGCTGGTGACACTACCCTATGTTACAGACGTTATGATTGGCTCGCTGGTGACACTACCCTATGTTACAGACGTTATGATTGGCTCGCTGGTGACACTACCCTATGCTACAGACGTTATGATTGGCTCGCTGGTGACACTACCCTATGTTACAGACGTTATGATTGGCTCGCTGGTGACACTACCCTATGTTACAGACGTTATGATTGGCGGGGAAACAGAGTTGACCTCAGATCAGACAGTAGTCTACTGTACAGCTTTATGAAATGACCTCAGATCAGACAGTAGTCTACTGTACAGCTTTATGAAATGACCTCAGATCAGACAGTAGTCTACTGTACAGTGTTATGAAATGACCTCAGATCAGACAGTAGTCTACTGTACAGTGTTATGAAATGACCTCAGATCAGACAGTAGTCTACTGTACAGTGTTATGAAATGATCTCAGATCAGACAGTAGTCTACTGTACAGCTTTATGAAATGACCTCAGATCAGACAGTAGTCTACTGTACAGTGTTATGAAATGACCTCAGATCAGACAGTAGTCTACTGTACAGTGTTATGAAATGATCTCAGATCAGACAGTAGTCTACTGTACAGCTTTATGAAATGACCTCAGATCAGACAGTAGTCTACTGTACAGTGTTATGAAATGACCTCAGATCAGACAGTAGTCTACTGTACAGTGTTATGAAATGACCTCAGATCAGACAGTAGTCTACTGTACAGCTTTATGAAATGACCTCAGATCAGACAGTAGTCTACTGTACAGCTTTATGAAATGACCTCAGATCAGACAGTAGTCTACTGTACAGTGTTATGAAATGACCTCAGATCAGACAGTAGTCTACTGTACAGTGTTATGAAATGACCTCAGATCAGACAGTAGTCTACTGTACAGCTTTATGAAATGACCTCAGATCAGACAGTAGTCTACTGTACAGCTTTATGAAATGACCTCAGATCAGACAGTAGTCTACTGTACAGTGTTATGAAATGACCTCAGATCAGACAGTAGTCTACTGTACAGTGTTATGAAATGACCTCAGATCAGACAGTAGTCTACTGTACAGTGTTATGAAATGACCTCAGATCAGACAGTAGTCTACTGTACAGTGTTATAAAATGACCTCAGATCAGACAGTAGTCTACTGTACAGTGTTATGAAACATGGTTGGAGGGATTATGGATGGATCGAGGGAtggatggctggagggagggataggatgggtggctggatggctgactgactgactgactggctggctgcctggTCACATGCAGGCCAGGCCCGGCTCCAGGATGACATGCCTGAGGGGGGCATTTTAAAGTAACAAATAGTATTGCTTTAGAGCTTTAGAGCCCTAATAACACCATGTAGATTGGTACTGCTGCTGTTCCAATAGTCCGggcagccatttgattagctgttcaggagtcttatggcttgggggttagaagctgtttagaagcctcttgaaccgaagacttggcgctccggtaccgtttgccgtgcggtagcagagagaacagtctatgactagggtggctggagtctttgaccatttttagggccttcctctgacaccgcctggtatagtggtcctggatggcaggaagcttggccccggtgatgtactgggctgtactcactaccctcggcagtgccttgcggtcggagaccgagcagttgccgtaccaggatgATGCAACCTGGATGATGCaaagtgatgcaacctgtcagaatggtgctctcgatggtgctgctgtaaaaccttttgaggatctgaggacccatgccaaatcttctcagtctcctgagggagggggggggaataggtaatccttttcctgtagtccacaatcatctcttttgtcttgctcacattgagggagaggttgttgtcctggcaccacactgcaggtctctgacctcctccctttaggctgtctcatctttgtcaggtctctgatctcctccctataggctgtctcatcgttgtcaggtctctgacctcctccctataggccgtctcatcgttgtcaggtctctgacctcctccctataggccgtctcatcgttgtcaggtctctgacctcctccctataggctgtctcatcgttgtcaggtctctgacctcctccctataggctgtctcatcgttgtcaggtctctgatctcctccctataggctgtctcgtcgttgtgggtgatcagacctaccactgttgtgatggtgttggagtagtgcctggctgtgcagtcatgagtgaacagggagtacaggaggggactgagcacgcacccctgaggggcccccgtgttgaggatcagtgtggcggatgtgttgttacctacccttaccacttgggggcggcccgtcaggaagtccaggatctagttgcagagggaggtgtttagtcccaggatccttagcttagtgatgagctttgagggcactgtagtgttgaacgctgagctgtagtcaatgaacagcattttcacataggtgttccttttgtccaggtgagaaagggcagtgtggagtgcaatagagattgcatcatctgtggatctgttggggcggtgtgtgaattggagtgggtctagggtttcctggatgatggtgttgatgtgagccatgaccagcctttcaaagcacttcatggctactgacgtgagtgctacggggcggttatcatttaggcaggttaccttcgctttcttgggcacagggactatggtggtctgcttaaaacatgttggtatgacagactcggtcagggacatgttgaaaatgtagtgaagacacttgccagttggtcagcgcatgctcggagtacacgtcctggttatccgtctggccctgcgaccttgtgaatgttgacctgtttaaaggtcgtaCAGTTCAATAACAAGCAAATGTGTAACCCCTGTGCTTGTCATGCAGAATTCAACGCTGGGCTGTACAACATGCTAAAAAAGGTAGGGAGCTTGGGTCTTAGAAACGACTGGAGGGATTAAACTAGAAAAAGAGTGGGTGGAATGTACAGTAAATTAGCATATTTTATGAAAATATGCTAAAAACAACAACAGAGCACTCAGGAAAAAAAAGGGTTTTGAACATGAACCAATCCTTGTCAACGAGGCTAAAGAGGACACCCAGGTTAACACTCACCCAGGTTAACACTCACCCAGGTTAACGCTCACCCAGGTTAACACTCACCCAGGTTAACGCTCACCCAGGTTAACGCTCACCCAGGTTAACGCTCACCCAGGTTAACACTCACCCAGGTTAACACTCACCCAGGTTAACACTCACCCAGGTTAACACTCACCCAGGTTAACACTCACCCAGGTTAACACTCAAAatggaaaaaaaagaaaaagaaaataggCACTATAGAACAGAAGGAGGCTAAACATACATAAGACTCGTGGCTTTGAGCCAGAAGTTGACTCTCAGGAGTTAAATGGACATGGACAGAGGCATTGTGGGTAGGTTTTGAAAACTAAGGCaggacatccccccccccccccccccccacacttttTACCTTCACAGCACATAACAAGTTTGTAATCTGATTATGTGCTTCGTATACGTAGACACGATACATATATTATCATATGTGTTCTGCTGTAGCCTACAttgatttatttgatttgaaattatATTCAGATATTGTGATATTTGGTCTTGTAAGCCCCTGTGTGCATATTGGCTAGTGTTCTGCAGTGTCTAGAAAATGAGACTCTAAAGAAATGCAGACTACTGCAGCTACATTCAAGTATGTGGGCATACTGCAGTGACGTCTAAAATGCTGTCCATTTCatcaccatagatagtaggctactttaCTCTGCTGCTCTGCTACAttgtgtttgacacttttttttctctctatgTGTTCTGGTACCCCCCCACCCTGTGCTCACTATGTGTTCTGGTACCCCCCCACCCCATGCTCACTATGTGTTCTGGTACCCCCCCACCCCTGTGCTCACTATGTGTTCTGGTACCCCCCCACCCCGTGCTCACTATGTGTtctggtaccccccccccccaccccgtgCTCACTATGTGTTCTggtaccccccccacccccccaccccatgcTCACTATGTGTTCCgataccccccccacccccccaccccgtgCTCACTATGTGTtctggtacccccccccccaccccgtgCTCACTATGTGTtctggtacccccccccccccccaccccgtgCTCACTATGTGTTCtggtaccccccccccaccccgtgCTCACTATGTGTTCtggtaccccccccccaccccgtgCTCACTATGTGTtctggaacccccccccccccccccaccccgtgCTCACTATGTGTTCTGGTACCCCCCCACGCCCCCACCCCATGCTCACTATGTGTTCCGGTACCCCCCCCACCCCGTGCTCACTATGTGTTCtggtaccccccccccaccccgtgCTCACTATGTGTTCTggtacccccccccacccctgtgCTCACTATGTGTTCTGGTACCCCCCCCGTGCTCACTATGTGTTCTggtaccccccccaccccccaccccgtgCTCACTATGTGTtctggtaccccccccccccccaccccgtgCTCACTATGTGTtctggtacccccccccccccccaccccgtgCTCACTATGTGTTctggtaacccccccccccccccccaccccctgctCACTATGTGTtctggtacccccccccccccccccaccccgtgCTCACTATGTGTTCTGGTACCCCCCCCgtgcgattacagccttgagtcttgggtatgaagctacaagcttggaaaACCTGTTTtcggggagtttatcccattcttctctgcagatcctctcaagctctatcaggttggatggggagcgtcgctgcacagctattttcaagtctctctagagatgttcgatcaggatcatgtccgggctctggctgggccactcaaggacatttagacacttgtcccgaagttactcctgcattttcttggctgtgcacttagggtcgttgtctgcAGTCATAAGcacactggagcaggttttcatcaaggatctctctgtactttgctacattcatctttcccttgatcctgactagtctcccagtccctgccgctgaaaaacatccccacagcatgatgctgccaccaccatgcttcaccgtagggatggtgtctggtttactccagacgtgatgcttggccttcaggccaaagagttcaatcttggtttcatcagaccagagaatcttgtttctcatggtctgagagtctttaggtgccttttcctgaggagtggcttccgtcaaccactctaccataaaggcctgattggtggagttctacagagatggttgtccttctggaaggttctctcatctccacagaggaactctggagctttctcaaagtgaccatcgggttcttggtcacctccctgaccaaggcccttctcccctgattgctcagtttggcggggcggccagatctaggacgagtcttggtggttccaaacttcttccatgatcaatggaaacaggatgcacctgagctaaattgtgagtctcatagcaaaaagtctgaatacttatgtaaataaggtatttctgtttttttaatttgtaatacatttgcaaacatttctaaaaacctgtttcgctttgtcattatgggaaattgtgcgtagattgatgaggggaaaaaacgatttcatccattttagaataaggctgtaacgtaacaaaacgttgAAAAgggggaaagggtctgaatagtttccgaatgcacaaaatatttttaaaaaacagtAAATTTAATTTTTaactgcactgcccctttaataTTTCAGTCACCAGTGCCTTCTCTCCCCAAAGCGTTTCAAAATTCAGCATCGCAGTTTCTCAACGCACGCATAACATTCTGCGGGGCAAGTTAGACACCGGTGTGCAGATCAGTAGCTTCAAACTGCAGTGACTTGTTTTTGGAGGGTAAGGAGTCATGTTAGCAATATAAATGTAAAGCTCTTGGCACTGCTTTCAATAAGCCTGGGGCAGCACTTCCCTGATAGAtcacaatataaaaaaataattgtaaaaaaaacatatatatatatccacagcACACCACACCCACCCCAAAACATCTTCCCGCAGGCCATGCCTCAAGTCTCTGATATGCGCGAGTAGATTAGATTTCACCAATCATCTCTGTGATGTTGTCACTTGATTTCCGTGGCCACTTCCTCAGTGTACTGtgcaatctactatcccccaaggtagaaaagttgacctattttattggtcagcttgtggagaaagaaatagcctattccaaactgactctgggacagttgtgggacaccccccctcccctccacaacCAGGGCACACCAGGCGAACCAGGGCACCCACACTTAAGCACCTTTCCTCGGACACTAAAGACTATAGCCCCGCTGTTACGAACCGCGTGCACCTGGTGACCCAAAATGGCCTTCGTGCACCTGGTATCCCAAATTCATACTACCAGGAGGCATAGGCTTGCTCTACTCATCGACAAATTCAACTGGGGATCATCAGCAAGCATATATCTTGAACCAAATACAATACATTTAGTATTGTCCTCCAaatccaaatcccaccaacatcagccgggtcagagcgcaactggtccttgtttgggaacacacaccacGCAACAGGCTGGCCAATACAAGAGTTGAAAAATCGGTGTCCATCCGGGCAGATtttaggctttttgagcctgacaacgagccatcctcaacaaggttggaaagtgacagtgaagatgaggcctcagagtccgatgttcaagaggtggacattgaggaggttcaggaagaagacatggaagcctgagaggaagacaaccaaagctttagtttctagactaccATTTTacaaaacgtttttgggagatgtgaTGGATCATTATtgggggatcattcaatattccctttctctgtagttcagtgaaatcatcccatgtgaagagtcaactcatttaattaaagttcaattcgtaactaaatcgtTTTTaaaatttctattggaaggatttaataatttgtAATGATGTCTATTTATGATAaagtaaaaggtttatgtttctgtctccatatgatatggtaaatatatccaatgcaaaaaacatctacatttaaaaggtattaatattaatttgcatatattttcgttaattcccatatattcccgttaattcccatatattcccgttaattcccactgaaagtttccacctctgaatattccccagaATGTGCAAGCCTAGGTTTATGACATGGAGCCATCAGTTGGAATCATAGCATTCCTCAACTTGTCCACTTTGTTCGTAAAATATGAATTAAAGTAGTTTGCGATGCCGTGTGGttttgtaataaataaataaaataaataaataaataaaccctCTGATTCAACAAAAGAGGCCAGACATGTTCGAATTCCTACCCATAATAGCATTCAACGTTCTCCACAGTTTTTTCCCCCATTTACTGATAGAATCACTTCTTCTTTCATTGTTTAGCTTGGTCACAATATTTCTTAATTTACAATAACTTTGCTTATCAAACAGAGTGCCAGATTTATCTGCTACTGTTTGGGTCTTTTAACGTTGAATCATGACATTTCCCAGCTCATCATCAATCCACGGGGCACCGTTTGACCTCACAGTGCATTTTCTTAAAGGGGGCGTGCTTATCAGCTATACTCATAAATAATTTCATAAATGAATTTATTGACATTTCAGGATCATTCTTACTACACACTTCTAACCATTGCACATTCTTAATCTCATCCACAAATGAGTTctgattgaaccctctgtaggACCTGCAGTAGATTACCTTAGGGCCAGCCTTTGGTATTGTAGTTTTCCTAGTGAgtgagtcctgattgaaccctctgtaAGACCTGCGGTAGATTACCTTAGGGCCAGCCTTTGGTATTGTAGTTTTCCTAGTGAgtgagtcctgattgaaccctctgtaAGACCTGCGGTAGATTACCTTAGGGCCAGCCTTTGGTATTATAGTTTTCCTAGTGAgtgagtcctgattgaaccctctgtaAGACCTGCGGTAGATTACCTTAGGGCCAGCCTTTGGTATTATAGTTTTCCTAGTGAgtgagtcctgattgaaccctctgtaAGACCTGCGGTAGATTACCTTAGGGCCAGCCTTTGGTATTATAGTTTTCCTAGTGAgtgagtcctgattgaaccctctgtaggGACCTGCGGTAGATTACCTTAGGGGCAGCCTTGGTTATTGTAGTTAACCTAGTGAGTCCTGATTGAAGCCTCTGTAAGACCTGAGGTAGATTACATTAGCGCAAGCCTTTCGGGATTTTAGTTTTCCTAGTGAGTGcaacataacctaaaaggccgctcagcaaagcaGAAGCCACactccaaacccgccataaaaaagccagactacggtttgcaaatgcacatggggacaaatatcgtacttttggagaaatacc
Above is a genomic segment from Salvelinus fontinalis isolate EN_2023a chromosome 36, ASM2944872v1, whole genome shotgun sequence containing:
- the LOC129835564 gene encoding uncharacterized protein LOC129835564 isoform X1: MPRKKQDQPQRLGLQSHGDKAPAADTVTVEEEMSCVSDTEERTHPSSPKPPPSLTSTHPSSPKPPPSLTSTHPSSPKPPPSLTPTPTSSSIPLTSNPLDHNTTPTPTSSSIPLTSNPLDHNTTATPTSSSIPLTSNPLDHNATPTPTSSSIPLTSNPLDHNTTTTPTSSFIPLTSNPLDHNATPTPTSSSIPLTSNPLDHNTTPRPTSSSIPLTSNPLDHNATPTPTSSSIPLTSNPLDHNTTPTPTSSSIPLTSNPLGHNATPTPTSSFIPLTSNPLDHNATPTPTSSSIPLTSNPLDHNTTPRPTSSSIPLTSNPLDHNATPTPTSSSIPLTSNPLDHNTTATPTSSSIPLTSNPLDHNATTTPTSSSMVVQDRGLGLGLGQDTTDNPLGKDLSLSSILALLCGGNPLQGLGRELSSSPPCALEPGVTTLGGEGRMKGGRREGGEGGGGGGGRGREGDSSPPLGLLPDVPPLSQHSLQLSALAQRVAKNSSSSFSFTLSSSSSSPAAVSSNQQVSGCSSRDFQGRPAGLDVWPSLGCSWAGKEGRLSPDSAIQRLRAAAANAVLHNRTTAPSSSSSFIPSSSFIPSSSSFIPSSSSSLSSSFIPSSSSFIPSSSPSLSSSFIPPSSPSLSSSFIPSSSPSLSSSFIPSSSPSLSSSFIPPSSPSLSSSFIPSSSPSLSSSFIPSSSPSLSSSFIPSSSPALSSSFIPSSSPSLSSSFIPSSSPSLSSSFIPSSSPSLSSSFIPSSSPSLSSSFIPSSSPSLSSSFIPSLSSSFIPSSSPSLSSSIAAAGAGLQEGVCLTLDSSPSPLSAPSSSASSALTALSQKVNLRGQGSKVTGSEVTGSAQHRSTSPYSFLSFLSPAPQSQLTDQSSSRVVENQRGLLPELSPREENQTRAENQAVISSPCKNQGSAPPQSQVEMPSLDPLLFTNPLGEINPGGPAGVFQCSVCGLRMKRKSYWRRHMSVHTGLKSQQCQLCPFRCARKDNLTAHMKVHRQQEKGEEFQCDLCPFTSLRLFSLKLHMRRHQRTNARDTTTPTQETHTERDREGQEERETDEEREKVGEMKNEEDREGKSHSPEQAVLKPGCRVQLSPRPLDIVLCYSSSQTPLYPATVKQEALEGEREGERQGEREGERQGERQGERQGERQGERQGEREGERQGEREAERQGEREGERDKEVCVKEEPQEREFSTPLLSHRLSPLPPSLTLKRNRRKANTPTDSPSPPQRRTHTPNTHTPSPLTHTPLTHIPIMIPMATSLFSPDINTKTASDLLIKLSAATQQAGVEPGYVVKQEPQEEGLSPGQQQQAGEPGLALSPDGPGASPEHPTSHLTRPEEERERCLLEQDISVTVASELLRRLSEKQEVVVQGLKVKEEEEPMEIDPLTPSVTPDHVLTPGERAAPGRGAPLLPKEEEDMFQRDLFSQDISVKMASALLYQLSEKVCKANELKGNGSLSSPVVEKPFTHTRPDQREPTQPSPDKPQHVVSRYRCPVCSHQAQCQRSLNHHLASHTAKTHTTCFNYYYRCHVCGFELEGRSLFLGHMTEHSEWERDAFTLRCSVCDHSTSEERVMRTHASCHTPGEAARQDYLQTHLLGGHTHKDLPDGRDIPQSGELRCPLCSFSTSRPVSMVTHMRSSHSTTDQHCCRICQRSFSGQPELQAHVRCHRQGNQYRCERCGHLARTANKLIEHVRVHTGERPFTCDLCPYSAKRRDSLRLHCRLKHPEHTPSHTHTPSHTHTPSHGHTHGHTHTPSHGHTHTPSHRNTPAGQHMHRSALNPLSSSSLSSWFRGSDLSPLVPLTTLLSLRPLSSPRPSSPSRSSSPSPKLSFLAYLGLTEPT